Proteins encoded by one window of Lutibacter sp. A64:
- a CDS encoding ABC transporter permease, producing the protein MNFPLYIAKRYLFSKSSNNTINIITIIATIGVIIGTLALFIVLSGFSGLRTFSVGFLNTSDPDIKITSVKGKSFLLTPQIKTNIESETNIASYSKVIEERAFFEFNKKTHIAYIKGVDTNYTNVNKLDSTVYSGTWLNPKIPIGSVVGNGISNVLSLGVYDFLEPLKIYVPKPGKGYATNPKDAFSQIETQPIGIFSLTEDIDRKFTFISLELAQVLLNYAPEQISAIELKVKNIKNRPNTIETLKNNLGTDFNVETREQLNAVFYKMLNTENLASYLIFTLILIIALFNVIGAIIMMILDKKDNLKTLYNLGATVKDIKRVFILQGFLLSLFGLIVGLSIGIILVILQKKYALFMITQHLAYPVELTWYNVFSVIITILILGYLAALIASSRISKKLID; encoded by the coding sequence TTGAATTTTCCTTTATACATAGCTAAACGTTATTTATTTTCTAAAAGCAGCAATAACACTATAAATATAATTACCATAATTGCAACTATTGGTGTAATTATTGGCACATTGGCGTTGTTTATAGTTTTATCTGGATTTTCTGGATTAAGAACATTTAGTGTTGGTTTTTTAAACACATCAGATCCTGATATAAAAATTACCTCAGTAAAAGGAAAATCTTTTCTATTAACTCCTCAAATTAAAACTAATATTGAATCTGAAACTAATATTGCTTCATACTCAAAAGTAATTGAAGAACGCGCTTTTTTTGAATTCAATAAAAAAACTCATATTGCATACATAAAAGGAGTTGACACTAATTATACAAATGTTAATAAATTAGATTCTACCGTATATTCTGGCACGTGGTTAAATCCGAAAATTCCAATTGGATCTGTTGTTGGAAATGGTATTTCTAATGTATTATCTCTAGGTGTTTACGATTTTTTAGAACCTCTAAAAATATATGTTCCAAAACCCGGAAAAGGATATGCAACAAATCCAAAAGACGCTTTTAGCCAAATAGAAACACAACCTATTGGTATTTTTTCTCTTACCGAAGACATCGATAGAAAATTTACATTCATATCTTTAGAGCTAGCACAAGTTTTATTGAATTATGCTCCAGAACAAATTTCAGCAATTGAATTAAAAGTTAAAAATATTAAAAACCGTCCTAATACTATTGAAACTTTAAAAAACAACTTAGGAACGGATTTTAATGTAGAAACCAGAGAACAGCTAAATGCCGTTTTTTATAAAATGCTAAATACCGAAAATTTAGCTTCCTATTTAATTTTTACTCTAATTCTAATAATTGCATTATTTAATGTTATTGGCGCAATTATTATGATGATTTTAGATAAAAAAGACAATCTAAAAACACTTTACAATTTAGGGGCAACAGTAAAAGATATTAAACGTGTTTTTATTCTACAAGGCTTCTTATTATCACTTTTCGGATTAATTGTAGGACTTTCAATTGGTATTATTTTGGTAATACTTCAAAAAAAATATGCACTATTTATGATTACCCAACACCTTGCTTACCCAGTAGAATTAACCTGGTACAATGTGTTTTCTGTAATTATCACCATCTTAATTTTAGGCTACTTAGCAGCCCTAATTGCAAGTAGTAGAATTTCCAAAAAACTTATTGATTAA
- the rbfA gene encoding 30S ribosome-binding factor RbfA, protein MMETNRQKKIAGVLQKDLAEVLQNAARDGMKGVIISVTKVQVTSDLGQAKVFISVFPQLKREIILKGVQENTTSIRYEMARRTKDQLRRMPELLFYIDDTLDYIEDIDNALQGKKENPIKNPDILDKRQKR, encoded by the coding sequence ATTATGGAAACAAACAGACAAAAAAAAATAGCAGGAGTTTTACAAAAAGACTTGGCAGAAGTGTTACAAAATGCAGCACGTGATGGAATGAAGGGCGTTATTATTTCTGTTACTAAAGTACAAGTTACATCAGATTTAGGACAAGCAAAAGTATTTATAAGTGTATTCCCTCAATTAAAACGTGAAATAATTTTAAAAGGGGTTCAAGAAAATACAACTTCTATTCGTTACGAAATGGCAAGACGTACCAAAGATCAATTAAGACGTATGCCTGAGTTATTATTTTATATTGATGACACGTTAGATTATATTGAAGATATTGACAATGCTTTACAAGGTAAAAAAGAAAACCCAATTAAAAATCCTGATATTCTAGATAAACGCCAAAAACGATAA
- a CDS encoding cell division protein FtsX: MNNSFDKYQKRRLRSSYLSVIISIALVLFLVGFLGVILLKTNTISKHFKEKVAITIFLNDNAKSNDVEILKGELKQAEYSKEVLYISKKEAAEKYAEEIGEDFVNFLGDNPLKNAIDVTLKSDFVTPEKMEAIEKQLLIRSIVAEVVYDKPLIELLTKNINRISFWMLLLSALFTLIAVVLINSSIRISIYSKRFTIKTMQMVGATKGFIRRPFIWNSIKLGIIGALVSIAALVGFIMYINKMVPEIELLADYKEFGILFLLIIIMGILITWLSTFFATQRFLNLRTDELYY, from the coding sequence TTGAATAATTCTTTCGATAAATACCAAAAAAGGAGATTGCGATCTTCCTACCTTTCAGTAATAATAAGTATTGCTTTAGTGCTTTTTTTAGTAGGTTTTTTAGGTGTTATTTTGTTAAAAACCAATACTATATCTAAGCATTTTAAGGAAAAGGTAGCTATTACCATTTTTTTAAACGACAATGCAAAATCTAATGATGTTGAAATTCTTAAAGGAGAATTAAAACAAGCCGAATACTCAAAAGAGGTGCTTTATATCTCAAAAAAAGAAGCTGCAGAAAAATATGCAGAAGAAATTGGCGAAGATTTTGTAAATTTTTTAGGAGACAATCCATTAAAAAATGCCATTGATGTAACCTTAAAATCGGATTTTGTTACACCAGAAAAAATGGAGGCAATTGAAAAGCAATTACTTATTAGAAGTATTGTAGCTGAAGTAGTGTACGACAAACCATTAATTGAACTATTAACAAAGAACATCAATCGTATTAGTTTTTGGATGTTGCTTTTAAGTGCTTTATTTACGTTAATAGCAGTTGTGTTAATTAATAGTTCTATTCGAATTTCAATATATTCTAAACGATTTACAATTAAAACAATGCAAATGGTTGGAGCTACAAAAGGATTTATTAGAAGACCATTTATTTGGAATAGTATAAAACTTGGAATTATAGGTGCTTTGGTTTCTATTGCAGCTTTAGTTGGGTTTATTATGTACATTAATAAAATGGTTCCAGAAATTGAATTACTTGCAGATTATAAAGAGTTTGGTATTTTATTTTTACTCATTATTATTATGGGAATATTAATAACTTGGCTTAGTACTTTTTTTGCAACTCAACGATTTTTGAATTTAAGAACAGACGAACTTTATTACTAA
- a CDS encoding DUF3098 domain-containing protein has product MNKKKQENTSKFLFGKKNYILMLIGVAFIALGFILMAGGGSDDPAVFNTEIYNFRRIRLAPTLVLVGLGIEIYAIMAKSSK; this is encoded by the coding sequence ATGAATAAGAAGAAACAAGAAAATACAAGCAAATTTTTGTTCGGAAAAAAGAATTATATACTAATGCTAATTGGTGTTGCTTTTATTGCTTTAGGTTTTATTTTAATGGCCGGGGGAGGTAGTGATGACCCAGCTGTTTTTAACACAGAAATATATAATTTTAGAAGAATTAGATTGGCTCCAACATTAGTACTTGTTGGTTTGGGTATTGAAATTTACGCTATTATGGCGAAATCTTCAAAATAG
- a CDS encoding undecaprenyl-diphosphate phosphatase, with product MSYFEAIILGIIQGLTEFLPVSSSGHLELAKAIFGDQLLPNESLTFTVVLHFATALSTLVIFRAEVLEIFKGLFQFKWNEELQFSLKIILSMVPAVIAGLFFEDQFESFFGGQILLVGFMLIITSLLLLFADKAKNTTKNVSFFNALVIGVSQALAILPGISRSGATISSSVLLGIDRTKAARFSFLMVVPLIFGKISKDVLSNSIDFQSNQIGTLGVGFIASFIAGLFACKWMLAIVKKSKLSYFSLYCFIVGIIAITVTLLNE from the coding sequence ATGAGTTACTTTGAAGCAATAATTTTAGGTATTATTCAAGGATTAACAGAATTTTTACCTGTATCATCGAGCGGACATTTAGAATTGGCAAAAGCAATTTTTGGAGATCAACTTTTACCAAACGAAAGTTTAACTTTTACAGTTGTACTGCATTTTGCAACAGCATTAAGTACATTGGTTATTTTTAGAGCTGAGGTTTTAGAAATTTTTAAGGGTTTGTTCCAGTTTAAATGGAATGAAGAGTTACAGTTTTCTCTTAAAATAATACTTTCAATGGTGCCTGCTGTAATTGCTGGGCTTTTTTTTGAAGATCAATTCGAATCTTTTTTTGGCGGACAAATATTATTAGTAGGTTTTATGCTTATAATAACTTCATTGTTGTTATTATTTGCCGATAAAGCTAAAAATACTACTAAAAATGTATCTTTTTTTAATGCTTTGGTTATTGGAGTTTCACAGGCACTAGCAATTTTACCTGGAATATCAAGATCTGGGGCAACAATTTCTTCATCAGTTTTATTAGGAATCGATAGAACAAAAGCTGCTCGCTTTTCTTTTTTAATGGTAGTGCCTTTAATTTTTGGTAAAATTTCTAAAGATGTTTTATCTAATTCCATAGATTTTCAAAGTAACCAAATTGGAACTTTAGGAGTTGGTTTTATCGCTTCATTTATTGCTGGCTTATTTGCTTGTAAATGGATGCTTGCAATTGTTAAAAAAAGTAAACTTTCTTACTTTTCGCTCTATTGTTTTATTGTTGGAATAATCGCAATTACTGTAACTTTGTTAAACGAATAA
- the truB gene encoding tRNA pseudouridine(55) synthase TruB, with protein MTLEDYKNGQILLIDKPLNWTSFQVVNKLRWEIKQRFKIKKIKVGHAGTLDPLATGLLILCTGKFTKKIEEFQGQIKEYTGEITLGASTPSFDLETAINETFSIEHITEDLIYNATQQFIGEINQVPPIFSALKKDGKRLYELARAGETTEIKSRKITISEFEITAINLPKVEFRVVCSKGTYIRSLANDFGEALNSGAHLSKLRRTKIGDFHVDNGINIEEFIANLKL; from the coding sequence ATGACTTTAGAAGACTATAAAAACGGACAAATTTTATTGATTGATAAACCACTAAATTGGACTTCTTTTCAAGTGGTGAATAAATTGCGTTGGGAAATTAAACAGCGTTTTAAAATTAAAAAAATTAAAGTAGGCCATGCTGGTACTTTAGATCCGTTAGCTACGGGTTTATTAATACTTTGTACAGGTAAGTTCACTAAAAAAATTGAAGAATTTCAAGGGCAAATTAAAGAGTATACTGGTGAGATTACTTTAGGAGCAAGTACCCCAAGTTTCGATTTAGAAACAGCGATAAATGAAACCTTTTCAATTGAACATATTACCGAAGATTTAATTTATAATGCTACTCAACAATTTATAGGAGAAATAAATCAGGTGCCTCCCATATTTTCAGCCCTAAAAAAAGATGGAAAACGCCTATATGAATTGGCTAGAGCTGGTGAAACTACAGAAATTAAATCTAGAAAAATTACTATTTCAGAATTTGAAATTACAGCTATTAATTTACCAAAAGTAGAGTTTAGAGTAGTTTGTAGTAAAGGTACTTATATACGCTCGTTAGCAAATGATTTTGGAGAGGCATTAAATTCTGGAGCGCATTTATCAAAATTACGAAGAACAAAGATTGGAGATTTTCATGTAGATAATGGTATAAATATTGAGGAGTTTATAGCAAATCTAAAGTTATAA
- a CDS encoding ABC transporter ATPase, with translation MIVDFNKIPNWCKLWVFPSNRKFYPQEIEGLKQRIEDFLTNWTNEEQSLACSYKLKYDRFIIMSVDNSEISLSLQAHDALTAFILELERFYDIVLLDKINVCYKQGEFVQYKDLKEFKKMMKNRGVSAKTVVFDNMITTKAELKNDWEINIMNSWLGRFL, from the coding sequence ATGATTGTAGACTTTAATAAAATTCCTAATTGGTGTAAACTTTGGGTATTTCCTTCAAATAGAAAATTTTATCCTCAAGAAATTGAAGGATTAAAACAACGTATTGAAGATTTTTTAACAAATTGGACAAATGAAGAGCAATCTTTAGCTTGTTCTTATAAATTAAAATATGATCGTTTTATTATTATGTCTGTTGATAATTCTGAAATAAGTCTAAGTTTACAAGCACACGATGCTTTAACCGCTTTTATTCTTGAGTTAGAAAGATTTTACGACATTGTTTTATTAGATAAAATTAATGTTTGTTACAAACAAGGTGAGTTTGTACAATACAAAGATTTAAAAGAATTTAAAAAAATGATGAAAAACAGAGGAGTTTCTGCTAAAACAGTTGTTTTTGACAATATGATTACTACCAAAGCTGAATTAAAAAACGACTGGGAAATTAATATTATGAATAGTTGGTTAGGACGCTTTTTATAA
- a CDS encoding thioredoxin family protein, with amino-acid sequence MDNLLIKNSIKKGVSYSTYRTVIKGLLVEGKSTGSEQSKALLEYSILNDKRMDRLDKTLKISEETTTALEQLTNNYTLLILAEGWCGDAAQILPVINKIATASSKIDLKIVCRDENETLMQQFLTNGGKAIPKVIIVNNKNEVVNSWGPRPSIATKMVNDYKAQHGGLDAEFKKDLQMWYNKDKGNNTQKDLLEILLASEVAAN; translated from the coding sequence ATGGACAATCTTTTAATAAAAAATAGCATAAAAAAAGGAGTATCTTACTCCACTTACCGAACAGTAATAAAAGGTCTTTTAGTTGAAGGTAAATCTACTGGAAGCGAACAATCTAAAGCTCTTTTAGAATATAGTATTTTGAATGATAAACGTATGGATCGATTAGATAAAACGTTAAAAATTTCTGAAGAAACAACTACTGCTTTAGAGCAATTAACTAACAATTATACATTATTAATTTTAGCTGAAGGTTGGTGTGGCGATGCTGCTCAAATATTACCTGTTATTAATAAAATTGCTACAGCTTCTTCTAAAATTGATTTAAAAATTGTTTGTAGAGATGAAAACGAAACTTTAATGCAACAATTTTTAACAAATGGAGGCAAAGCCATTCCAAAAGTTATTATTGTAAATAATAAAAATGAAGTTGTAAACTCTTGGGGACCTAGACCTTCTATTGCTACTAAAATGGTAAATGATTACAAAGCACAACACGGTGGTTTAGATGCAGAATTTAAAAAAGATTTACAAATGTGGTACAATAAAGATAAGGGAAATAACACTCAAAAAGACCTTTTAGAAATCTTGTTAGCATCAGAAGTTGCCGCAAATTAA
- the meaB gene encoding methylmalonyl Co-A mutase-associated GTPase MeaB, with translation MKNYKPKGRLAAEAYINGILKGDRVLLSRAITIIESNLESDKTLAKEIIQAILPYSGNSIRIGITGVPGVGKSTFIEAFGKHLVSKGHKVAILSIDPSSQRSKGSILGDKTRMEELANMEEAYIRPSASGDTLGGVANKTGETMLLCEANGYDVLLIETVGVGQSETAVHGMTDFFLLLMLAGAGDELQGIKKGIMEMADMVVINKADGDNITMSKMAKRQYQNALHIFPLAESGWSPVVSTASAIKGIGIDKVWDEVKNFKKLVDENGYFIKNRNHQQIQWMYNNINEELKHLFYGSKDISSKLKVLEKDIISSKISPVKAAQNILDDFKKSF, from the coding sequence ATGAAAAATTACAAGCCAAAAGGCAGGTTAGCTGCTGAAGCATATATTAACGGAATTTTAAAAGGAGATAGGGTATTGCTTTCTAGAGCTATTACTATTATTGAAAGTAATTTAGAGAGTGATAAAACACTTGCCAAAGAAATTATTCAGGCTATTTTACCATATTCTGGAAATTCTATTCGTATTGGTATTACTGGTGTTCCTGGTGTTGGTAAAAGTACTTTTATTGAAGCTTTTGGAAAGCATTTAGTAAGTAAAGGACATAAAGTTGCTATTTTATCCATAGATCCAAGCAGTCAACGTTCAAAAGGAAGTATTTTAGGTGACAAAACCAGAATGGAAGAATTGGCAAATATGGAAGAAGCTTATATTCGTCCGTCTGCATCTGGAGATACTTTAGGAGGTGTTGCTAATAAAACTGGTGAAACTATGTTGCTTTGTGAAGCAAATGGTTATGATGTTTTATTAATTGAAACTGTTGGAGTAGGGCAGAGTGAAACTGCTGTGCACGGTATGACAGATTTCTTTTTATTGTTAATGTTAGCTGGAGCCGGTGATGAATTGCAAGGTATTAAAAAAGGAATTATGGAAATGGCAGACATGGTTGTAATTAATAAAGCCGATGGTGATAATATTACTATGAGTAAAATGGCTAAACGTCAATATCAAAATGCATTACATATTTTCCCGTTAGCCGAATCTGGTTGGAGTCCTGTGGTAAGTACTGCTTCGGCAATAAAAGGTATTGGTATTGATAAAGTATGGGATGAGGTTAAAAACTTTAAAAAGTTAGTAGATGAAAATGGTTATTTTATAAAAAATAGAAATCACCAACAAATTCAATGGATGTATAATAATATTAATGAAGAATTAAAACATCTATTTTATGGTTCAAAAGACATTTCTAGCAAATTAAAAGTACTTGAAAAAGATATTATTTCATCAAAAATATCACCGGTAAAAGCCGCTCAAAATATACTTGATGATTTTAAAAAATCTTTTTAA
- a CDS encoding HAD family hydrolase — protein MDFSKVKLVVTDMDGTLLNSESKISDHFLGLYKQLKKNNIKFIAASGRQYFSIVDRFDKSIQDEITIIAENGAFAMRGNKELFTLELPTAYISKSIEILRKVKNAQIVLCGKKAAYIETENEAFISMFKNYYSEYTLVDDLTKVTDDTFFKIAAFHFECSETYIYPSVKQLENELQVIVSGKNWLDISHNNANKGYALNIFQKELNIAKEETMVFGDYNNDLKMLELADFSYAMENAHQNVKNIANFLTKTNDESGVECILEQVINSRTI, from the coding sequence ATGGATTTTTCAAAGGTAAAATTAGTAGTTACAGATATGGATGGAACGCTACTAAATTCAGAAAGTAAAATAAGTGATCATTTTTTAGGACTATACAAGCAGCTTAAAAAAAATAATATAAAATTTATTGCTGCAAGCGGAAGGCAATATTTTAGTATTGTAGATAGATTTGATAAAAGTATTCAAGATGAAATAACTATTATTGCTGAAAACGGTGCATTTGCTATGCGCGGAAATAAAGAATTATTTACGTTAGAATTACCAACAGCATACATTTCAAAAAGCATTGAGATTCTTAGAAAAGTAAAAAATGCCCAAATAGTACTTTGCGGAAAAAAAGCTGCTTATATAGAAACCGAAAACGAAGCTTTTATTTCAATGTTTAAAAACTATTATTCTGAATACACATTGGTTGATGATCTTACCAAAGTTACAGATGATACCTTTTTTAAAATTGCAGCTTTTCATTTTGAATGTTCTGAAACTTACATTTACCCTTCAGTAAAACAATTAGAAAATGAATTACAAGTAATTGTTTCTGGTAAAAATTGGCTAGATATTTCTCATAATAATGCAAATAAAGGGTATGCTTTAAATATTTTTCAAAAAGAATTAAATATTGCTAAAGAAGAAACCATGGTTTTTGGAGACTATAACAACGATTTAAAAATGTTAGAGTTAGCAGATTTTAGTTATGCCATGGAAAATGCACACCAAAATGTAAAAAATATCGCAAATTTTCTAACAAAAACCAACGATGAAAGCGGTGTTGAATGTATTCTTGAACAAGTAATAAATTCCAGAACTATTTAA